The Opitutaceae bacterium nucleotide sequence CTTCGGCCCGCTACGTCTTCAACGATCGCTCGACCTCCATCATCGCCACAGCCTATATCGGTATTGGCAATAAACTCACCATCCGGGGAACCGGGCCGGGCCTGAGCTGGGAAAAAGGTGTCCCGATGCAATTCCTCTCGACCGGCAGGTGGGGGTGGTCGGCCCTCGATGTGGACGAGCCGGTCATCTGCCGGATTTACCGCAATGATGAGGAGCCCTCACTCGACGGCGACATCGAGCTGCAGCCGACCGAGCTCAAGGAGGTCAATCCGAGATTCTGATCTCCCGGGAGCCCGATGAGTGACGAGCCGATTGAGCTTCCGATCAATGGGGTTCTCGATCTGCACACCTTTCGACCCTCCGATCTCGCCACTCTCATTCCGGACTATCTGGAGGCCTGCCGGGAACGCGGGATCCTCTCCGTCCGAATCATCCACGGCAAGGGCACCGGAACCCTCCGGGAGACCGTTCATGCCCTGCTTCGTCGCCAGGCCGGGGTGGCCGGATTCCGCCTCGGCGATGAAACATCGGGGAGTTGGGGCGCCACTATTGTGACCCTGAAACCAGGGGCGCGCTGACCCGACGGGCCGCTCAGGGCCGGTCCTGTTTCAGGGCGGCGATCTCCGGAACCACATGCGTCTCGTAGCATTCCGGGCAGATGGAGTGGGAAAAATCCATCCCCTTGTGCTCCGTCATGTAGGTCTCCAGCTGCTCCCAGTAATCACCGTCGTCCCTGATCTTTTTGCAGTAGGCACAAATCGGCAGGATGCTCTCCAATTGCTGGATCTGCCGGGTGTAGGAGAGGATGCGTTCGGCTACGCGGAGGCGCATCCAGATCTCGTCGTGATTGATCGGCTTGGTCAGGAAATCGTCCACCCCGGCGCGGGCGGCCTGCAGGAAATTGTCCTTGTTCCGGCTGACCCCGGACAGGAGGACGAAATAGGTGTAGTCTTCGGAATCGGCCGATCGGATCTTCCGGCAGAGTTCTAGGCCGTCCATGTCAGGCATGCGCCAGTCACTGATCACCACCGGAGGGTTCTTCAGCTGAAAACGCGCCCAGGCTTCGGTCCCATTGGTCACCGACTCGACCTGGTGCCCAATCTCGGTCAGGAATTTCTCAAGGAGTCGGCGCGATACCGTCTCGTCCTCGGCAATCAATATGTTCATGCATGAAGCCCCGGTAGTCTCTTTGGGCACCTCTCCAGATCGGCCAATTCCCTGCCCTCTTGACGCCCCGGCCGCGGAATCAGACGAATTCGATCCCCCACCTTGCGTCAGGGCCGGACACCCTTATGCTCCCAAAAGATGAAAACCATACTTGCCCTGCTTATGATCGGAACCATCACCAACGCAATCTTCGGAAGCGGCGACCCGCTCGAAATCGGGGCAACCGCCCCCGACGTCACCGCTCTCAACCAGGACGGAATTCCAGTCTCACTCGGCGCTCTCTACAGTGAAGGAATGGTTCTGGTTTATTTCTACCCCAAGGCGGACACTCCCGGCTGTACCAAGCAGGCCTGCAGTCTGCGCGATGATTTCGAAGCCCTCAGCGACAAGGGTGTCACCGTGGTCGGAGTAAGCACCGACACACCGGAAGCACAGAAGAAGTTTCAGGAAAAGTACCGTCTTCCGTTCGTCCTGATGGCTGACACCAATCAGAAGATCGTCGGGGCGTTCGGCGTCCCGACCCGGATGGGAACCGCCGCACGGCAGGCCTTCCTTATCCAGAACGGCAAAGTCGTATGGCGCGATCTCAGCGCCTCAACCGCCGAACAGGCGGCCGACGTCCTCGCCGCCCTGAAGACGCTGGGGTCGTAAAGGCGCCCATTCTGCAGGAGATTCCCTCAATCCTCGATTTCATCGAAGAACGGGGTTCTCCTGCAGGCCGATTCCCTCCGCAGATGGCCGGGCTTTCCGTTACCTGATCCGCACCTCGCGCCCGGTGGCGGAGGATTCATAGATGGCATCGAGAATCTTCTGAACAGCCAGCGATTGGGCCGGCTGGACATAGGGTTCCGCCTTCCC carries:
- a CDS encoding Smr/MutS family protein encodes the protein MSDEPIELPINGVLDLHTFRPSDLATLIPDYLEACRERGILSVRIIHGKGTGTLRETVHALLRRQAGVAGFRLGDETSGSWGATIVTLKPGAR
- a CDS encoding response regulator — its product is MNILIAEDETVSRRLLEKFLTEIGHQVESVTNGTEAWARFQLKNPPVVISDWRMPDMDGLELCRKIRSADSEDYTYFVLLSGVSRNKDNFLQAARAGVDDFLTKPINHDEIWMRLRVAERILSYTRQIQQLESILPICAYCKKIRDDGDYWEQLETYMTEHKGMDFSHSICPECYETHVVPEIAALKQDRP
- a CDS encoding peroxiredoxin gives rise to the protein MKTILALLMIGTITNAIFGSGDPLEIGATAPDVTALNQDGIPVSLGALYSEGMVLVYFYPKADTPGCTKQACSLRDDFEALSDKGVTVVGVSTDTPEAQKKFQEKYRLPFVLMADTNQKIVGAFGVPTRMGTAARQAFLIQNGKVVWRDLSASTAEQAADVLAALKTLGS